The Flavivirga eckloniae genomic interval TCTTTAAAATTAAAATAAAATAGAAATCATGCCTGTGAAGCGTATGAACCATGTCTTTTCCATCAAGGAGATCTTGCAGGTTTCTTATAGTGAAATTTCCCAATAGGTCCGGCTCTTTTTGTGTGGCAGTTATATGTCTTATTGGGATAGCCTCCATATAGGTTTAAATAAAAGAAATTAAAACACCACAAATTTAATCAAAAATGGGTTGCTTTATTTTTGGGGTCTAAGTTAGAATCTTTTAGAAGATGGTATTGATATTAAATATATCCAAACGCTTTTAGGGCATAGTAGTACAAAAAACGACAGAAATTTACACACATGTTGCCGTAAGTAATTTCAAATCCATCAGAAATCCATTAGATTTGTGAAAAATATAATGGATATATGTGTACCAGTACACATATCCAGTTGTTAGCACCAATCAATTCAAAATCAAATGAAAATGAAAGTTACAGTTGAAAAAAATGAAAAGGTTGCCAATATGATATTTGCATCCATTTATCCACTTTACCTGAATAGATTGGAGAAAAATGGTAGAACAAAAGAAGAACTCAACCAAGTAATTAAATGGTTTACTGGTTTTGATCAAGATACTTTACAAGCACTTATTGATGAAAAAGCAACTTTTAGAACATTTTTTCAAAAAGCTAAAATAAATCCAAACGCACACTTGATTAAAGGAGTCGTTTGTGGTTATCGAATTGAAGAAATAGAGGATGAATTTGAATTGTATAAACAATGTAGACGTATGGAAAAGCTGATTGATGAATTGGCAAGAGGCCGTAAAATGGAGAAAATTTTGCGTGAAGAAAAAAAGTAGAAACCGGTACTAACAAAACCTAAACTACATTGAAACGCAGTTCAGCCAAATCGTTGGCAACAAGCAGAAGTGAGAATCAACTAAGAATATTTTTCAACTACTAAATCACCCCAATTTGCAATCGATTTAATTAATGGAATTAAAGTATTTCCGAAATCTGTAAGTGAATATTCGACTTTTAACGGTGGTTTTGAGGTATAAACTTTCCTTTTAATCAATCCGTCTTCCTCTAACGCTTTTAATTGCAAGCTTAATGTCCTTTCAGTAACAGTAGGCATAGACTTTCGTAATTCATTATACCTTAACTTTTCATTCATTAAATGAAAAAGGATAACTGTTTTCCATTTCCCACCAATAATTCCCATCGTTAAGCTTGCACAACAAGGGTATTCTTTACCTCTGAATTTTAGCATTTTTGGCTCTGCTTTTTCCATAAAATGTATACTATCATTTTCGACCGTTATTGCAAAAATATAAAACTATACTTAAGTTTGCAACTATAAAATTTATAGTAATATAAAACAAAATAAAAATGAGTTTTTTAAAATCAATGCAAAACCGTTATACAACCAAAAAGTATGACAACACAAAAAGAATTGAAGAAGGAAAAATTAAAGAGTTAAAAGAAATTTTACAATTAAGTCCTTCTTCAATAAACAGTCAACCTTGGAAATTTACTTTTGTTTCAGACAATAACACAAAACAAAAACTTTCAAATGTATCGTGGCTAAATACTAATAAAGTTCTCGACAGTGATACTGTTGTCGTTTTTAGTCGAATCAACAATATTGACGTTTTCGAAACACAAATAGAAAATGAGCTTCCAGAAGGAGCGGTTAATTATTACAAAGAATTTATAAAACCCCAAACGGACGAGCAAATAAAAGCTTGGTTTGACCGACAAGTTTATTTGGCTTTAGGTGTGTTTTTAAGTGCTTGTGCTGAAATGGGAATCGATGCCACACCAATGGAAGGAGTTGAACCAGAAAACTATGACAAAAATTCTAAATCAAACAGAATATGCTACGCTTATGGCAGTAACTATTGGCTATAGAGACAATGAAGATTTTAACCAGCCAAGAAAAAAACCGAAATCGAGAAGAGATATTAATAAAGTAATAGAAACCATATGAAAAAAGTAGTAATGGTATTAGGAATAAGTATGCTTTTTATAAGGAAAACAAATTAAATAATGCAAAAACAGAAATTATGAGTAATCAAAAGTTAACAATTGTAGCAAAAATTGTAGCAAAACCGGAAAAAAGAGAATTAGTAAAAAGTGAACTACTAAAACTAATTGATATTACAAGAGTAAAAAAAGGCTGCATTAACCACGACTTGCACCAAGACAATGAAAATGAAAACCTATTTCTATTCTATGAAAACTGGGAAAGCAGAGCATTATGGCAAACACATATGAACAACAAACATTTAGTTGATTATATGAAAGCTACCGATGGTGCTGTTGAAGAATTTATACTTAATGAAATAACTCAAATTCAATAAAATGAACAAATCAACACTTTATGTTTTGGTAATTCTTGGAATACTTTCTTGTAAAAATCAGGAAAAGAAACTAAACGAAACTGTTTCAGAGAAAATTGAAAATCCAACTAATAAAGTGATTTTAAGTTCCGAAATTGTTTGGGGAAAATTAAATCCAGTAAGAGGAGACCAAAGCCCTCAAGCCGGAACAATTTGGGTCAATAGAAAAGGTAAAGTAGCAACTGGTTTTTAGCGAAATTTGTTGACGGATTTTCTACGCCACCACATATTTATAATGTTACAGAATTTTTGCCTAAACACAACTTTTGCGCATGATCCGATATAGTGTCTTTTTATTTGGCTTCAAAAAAAACACTGATAATCATACGATTAACAGTGTTTTGTTGTGACCTATTTCTAGGTTTGTCGGGGTGGCAGAACTAACCACCACTTTATATCACACTGTTTTACAGTATTTTATTTCGTTTTTTCAAATCGTGCACACCTATTTGTACACTAAAACCATAAAAAGAACTTTGAAGATATAATTTGATCTTCTTTGGTGTTATAAAGGTACAAATTTTATGAAAAAGAATAGAAATTAAAATTAGAATAAACTTATCTTTTATAGCCTTATCCGAAAATATAAACTTCCCACTTGAGGACTTACATCGTACTATTTTAACCACTCGTCTATTTTTTTTAAATAAGTCTAAACAATTGACCACCCATATAACTTATTTTTTGTGTTATAAAGACCAATTACAGAAGGCAGTAGGTTTGACTTAATAATGAGTATTTACATATTATGGATTTCCATAAATAAAACTTAGGCATTTGATTGAAGTTTACATTTCGAAACAAATTTTAAGATTAAAATTGATTTCGGTTCCAATTATAATAAAATCTATTTGCTTTATATGAGAAATAAACCCAATTGGGTTTATTCCATTGTTGTAGTGTATTGTGACTAAAATTCAAAAAATGAATAAACTGATTAAAAAAGATGCAATTGAAAAGGTCAAAGACGAGCTTTCCGAAATTAATGAAAAGGGAAAGAAAACTCGCAAAGGACGTTTTGTTGTTGCAGCTTTAGGAAGTATTCCTTGGATTGGTGGAGCAATTGCCGCAAGTTCAGCAATACACGCAGAAAAAGAACAAGGAAAAATTAATGACCTTCAAAAAATTTGGTTAGAGGAACATAATAGAAAAATTGAAGAACTATATTATACCATTTACCAAATTAATGAAAGATTAGATGCTGCTGGTCAGGATGTACATGAACGAATGGAAAGTGAAGAATATCTAACACTTGTTCGGAAAGGATTTAAAGAGTGGGACAATGCGGAAACTTTCGAAAAGAAAGAATACATAAGAAAATTATTAACAAATGCTTGTGCTACTGATTTAACAACTGATGACTTAATACAGTTGTTTATTGAGTGGATTAGACTTTATCATGAAACTCATTTTTTAGTAATTAAAGAAATCTATAAAACTCCTGGCGTAACAAGAGGTCAAATATGGAGTAATCTAAATGGAAGTCAACCAAGAGAAGATTCTCTTGAGGCAGACTTATACAAATTGCTTATTCGAGATTTAAGCACAGGAGGAATAATTAGACAACATAGAGAGGTAGATTATTGGGGAAACTATGTAAAAAGCTCCACAAGAAAATCAAAATCTGGAACACTAACATCTGCATTTGATAATGAAAAACAATATGAACTCACTGAATTAGGTAAAAAGTTTGTTCATTATACAATGGAAGAAGTTGTTATAAAAATTGACGAGTAATGGAATATAAATATTGCTGGAGATGTAAAATGGAAGTTCCAATGCTTGACTAAGAAGAGCATGCGATTGCATCTAAACTTTATGCGAAAGGATTTAAAGTTTTGAAAAAAGACAGACAAGAACGTTTCAAAGAGTTATTAGACTATTATAATGATTTGACGGGATTTGGAGAAACGGAACCGAATGCTATTATGCATCACTCTCTTGGACAAATTGGACCTGATTGTGAAAAATGTGGAAAATCATACAGAACTCCAAAAGCTAAATTATGTGCTGCTTGCGGAAATAAAAGAACATTAACTGAATAAAAACCCACTACAACAATTTGTATAATGCATATGCACCATACAAGAGACGTTCTCTGCAAGCTGTAACAAACAGACGAAATGAACAAGAAAAAAAATAAATATAAGATTAGCCAACGCTCACAAGCACATTTGTTTTTTCTCAACGCTAAAAAGCCAAACTTAAAAAAACAAAAGAGCCTATTATCCTATACTTTTTTAAGTACATTATATTTCACATTATTTCTTACACACAATATTTGTCAGGGTCAGGAATTAAGTGTGAATGACGCAGTAATTTATCTTGAAAGTATAGTCAACGATGAATTATCAAAAAAAGACAATATCTATGAGGGGAATCAAAAAATAGATATTAGTATCTATGAAAATGAAATTAGTGTCAAATATTATTGGGAAAATAACAATGATGTTATTAAATATGAATATTTGAATAGTGAAATTAAATTCAATGAAATAACTTTTGATATTTCAAATATTTCTGAGGTATTTACTAACGAATATAAGACGAAAAAAACAGTATCATTAAAATGTAAAAATGGCACAAAAAATTGTTTTTTAATGGAAAACGAAGCCATAAAAATATCATTCTCAAAAGAATTTTCTGATAGACCAAATACTTACAATCACTATGACTACCTTCATCTCTTTTATTTAAATAATATAAAAAGCCAGAATAAGGTTTTTATCGCTCTTAATTATATCATTTATGAAATGAAGAGGTTAAATGGGCAAAAACGAGACTTAACATTTAACCAAATAATTAATCAATCAAAAACAAATAATGAAATAATTGACTTAGAGAAAAAAAATGGTGTATCATTTCTAACAATCAACATTGGAGGATTAGAGACTAACGCTATTTTAGATTCAGGTGCAAGTGATGTATCTATATCAGAAAGTTTTGAACAAGAACTCTTAAGCAAAAATATAATCAATCAAAAAGAATACTTAAAACCTGGACTATATACAATTGCTGATGGTAGTGTAGTTCAATCTAATCGATTTATTATACCTTACGTCAAAATCAATAACGTATTAGTTAAGAATGTGTTATGTTCGGTAAACAAATCAAAAGATGTACTCTTATTAGGAAAATCATTTCTTGATAGATTTAAAAGTTGGGAAATAAATAATGAATCAAATAAATTAATACTTAAATTATAATATATGGGAATTTTTTACAATGCCCTTGATGGGCCTATAACCACAAAAAAAGTCTTTGGTATTATTACTTATCTCGTAATTTCTGCAATTAGTGTGTGGGCAACAGCAGAATCACTAAACTCTTCATTTGATTTACCAAAGATTGTTACATATGCTATTGCTATAGCTATTGTAATGATAATTGCACTTTTATTAGGCGTAATTAAAGACACTATTGAGGACAGACGAATTGGTGTTCTTAAACTTCTATTTGTCATAGTAGTTTTTTTAATTCTGTGGGCAGTAAGTTTATCAACAAATACTCATAAATTATTTACTCAACTTAAATTACAGGATATAAGGAAAAATGAACTGAATGATGCTACAATAGCTTTAGAGACAATAGAAAAAAATAAAAAAACTGTAGGAGACCAAGTTATCGAAGATTACCGACAGTATGTTTCAAGTAGGATTATAGATTATAAAGAAGAAGTAAAAAATCCAGAAAATTGTGGTCACGGAAAAGTAGCTGACTCTTTAATGAGTAAAGTTCAAAAAAGTATGCCAGGATTTTCAATATCGCCACCATCGGGAAGGCAAAAGAATGAATCCAATTGTAGGAAACTCGCCAATGAAATGGCAGCAAGAATGTTTTCTGAATTGGACAATCGTATTACATCAATGAATAATATTATTAAGGAATTAGATGACTGTAACGATATTGATAAGAGGACAAAAATAATATTGGATTTAAAAAAACAAAATAATTATTTATCCGATTTAGACGGCTTAGAAGTTAAACAGACTATTTCTGATGCTCACGAATACTATAATCAGTTGTATGAATGTTACAATACTGGTTTAGTTCAGAATATTAATAGTGTTGATGAATTTACCAAAACAAAAAAGTTTGAAAAGAAATTGGAGTTACCTGTTCCAAGTTTTAAACTGGAAAAGATACCTTACCTAATCCCTTTTGTCAAAAATTATCCTAAAGAGAAGCCTGGACAATACTTGAGTTCTTTTTGGCTTAGCGTTGCTATTGCACTAGTGCTAGATGTAGCAGCATTCATAATATTTTATTTTGTAATACTTAAAGAAGAAGATTAAATTATGGAAAAAAATAATGATAAATGGAATATTGATAATGATTCCGAAAACACGATTAAAAATGATGATGAATTGGTTTCAAAACCAAAATTAGAAAAAGAGGAACCAACTACGATTCAAGAAGTGATAACTGGGCAACTACATGAAAACGTGGTGGTTTTTGTTGGTCCACGAGAAGTTGGTAAAACCGTTACGCTAATGCGTTTAATTCATTATCTAAAAAACACTCGGAACATAAAAATTGAGCCTAACCAGACGTATAGAAAGGACAAACGCTATATTGAATCTATAAATGAATTCAAGGACGATTTGCATCAACCAAATTTTAATGCTAAACGTACAGCTAATATGGATTTTTTAGTATTGGATGTGTTTAAAAATGCAAAGCTACATTGTCAATTTTTAGAAGCACCTGGAGAGGCTTATTTTGACTTAAAAAATCCACACGATATTGGTTTTCCAGCGTACCTTACAAGTATATTTAACAATAGTAAAATTAATAAGGTCTTTGTTTTCTTTTTTGAAGAAGGAATGTTAATGAATAGCGACCCAATGGCTTATTCTTCAAGATTATCTAGACTTGTTAGTATGATGAATAAAAAGAAAGATGATGTTATTATTCTTTACAATAAAGCGGATAGACAAAGAAACTTATATGACCGTAATAAACCAAACGTAAAAGAATTCAAAAAACTCGTTTACAATAATCCTAATTATAGCGACTTTTTAGGTTCATTGAAAGACTTAGGAATTCCAGTAAAATTTGTTCCATTTTCTAATGGAGATTTTCAAGATATTCCTGATAGTCAACACCAAAGATGGATACACTCTGATAATTTTTATCCCAAAGAGCTATGGAAGCATATTGAAAGATGTTTTAAGTCAGTTAATTGGTTTGGATAAGAAAAAGTAATTATGAGTAATAAAGAACAAATAGAAGTTTTCTTTTTTGGTTCACCAGCCGAAGGTTTTACTTCATATCCAACTAAGTATTCCAACTTAGTTAATGGTTTAGATAAATCAACTTCTAAACACAAGGTTGAGTGTAAATATTCAATTAACCAAAAAAGAAGTAGAGTAAAGTATATCGAATATGGTTTAACTGGTATCGGTCAACACGGAAAGTCTAGAGGAGGCAGAAACTTTGGCGTATGGATTGAGATAGAAAATTTAAAAATCAACCCTATCGGTCAGAAAAAAATCCTCGATTATATTGAAGATTTTATAAATAAAGGCATAGTTAAAAATGCTAATATCTTTGATGATAATTCGAATAATGAAAGACACTTTTTAATCAATTCTTTCAATGATGTTGCTACTAAACTTGATAAACTTATAAATGTCTTCAAAAATAATTTCTTAACGGACTTTAAAAGCTATTTAGAGCCAATACTAGATGATGAAAGTGTATTAGTAGATTTAAATCCTGAAAGGATTGTTGAAAAAATTAGGGATGCCCCCTTTATAACTAGTATAAATTCATCTTTAGAAGATGATAAAGTTAAAAAAAGTGAAATTGAACAAAATAGGAATTCGGAACGAGCTATTGATAAAATGAAGTTTTCGTTTTCAAAAATAAATACTCTTATATTAATAATTTTGCTATTACTTACTTTATTCGGAGGAGGAAAAAGCAGTAATGAAGAAATAGAAAATTATAAACTAAGAATTAAATCATTAAATGACGAAATTGAGGTTTTAGAAGGGCAATTGTCTGTATATAAGAATAAAGCACCGTCATCTAATAATAATTTAAATACTTCAAGTGAAATTAAGAACCGTTCACATACCGTTAAAAGCGGAGAAACATTACGAAAAATAGTAATTGAGTTTAATGAATCGAATGGAAGTAATTTCTCAACTGATCAAATTGCGGAATTTAATAAGATATCGGATATAAGCAAAATTAAAATTGGACAAGAAATTAAATTTCCAGACTGAATATGAAATTTTGCACCAACTTAAAACATCAATTATCAATTGGGAAAAAGAATGATGATGATGTAATAAATTATATTTGTCCACAATGCGAAAGAATTTATTTTGTTTCAGATAAAAGAAAGAAAAGAGTAAAAAAACGATTTAATTATATGTTTTTAACTCTTGTTGTTTTATCCATAGTTTTTTTCATTTGGCAAAAATCTGACTTAATCCAAGAAAAGTTTTTTAATGTAAAAAATGAGCAAACTACTGCGATTAATACAATAAAAACATTTTTTGACGCCTTGAATAATGAAAATTATTATGAAGCCTACAAACTTACTAATCACGCCAAATGGAATTCGTTAGACAATTTCAAAACGTATTTAAAAAATTGGAAAATAACTGAAATCAGCGAGTTTAAAGGCAAATCTTATTATTCAAAATATGGTGCAGATACTATTATTAACGTTAAATATAGCGGAACAGTTGACAAATCACTAGTTAACTCAAATAGAGATTTTGACTTCCATTTAAAGAAATATAATAACGATTGGAAAATAATCAGATTATATAACCCTAAAAATCCGAATATTGACATATTGAAGAAGAAAGAAGTCCCTTCAAGTGCAGAAGATGCAGTTAGAAGTTTTCTAAATTTCTTAAATAAAAAATTATACATCAAAGCTCACAAACTTACAAATAACCCAAGTTGGGGAAATGAAAGTAAATTCACATCCAACAAAGGTTTTGGTTGCATAACAAACGTAAATATTTATTCTATAAAAAATATTGAAGTTATTAATGACAATTTAGAGATTATTTATGCAAGATATTTTGCAAAAGACCCTTGCAATGAATCTAATACTTATGAATTTTATTTTTATGTTTCTAACAAAAATGATTATTGGAAGATTATTAATGCAAAAAATGAATACCATTAACTGAAATACCCGAGCAGAAAGCCATACACATTTGCAATTCGCTCAAGCCAACTCACAAGCCCAAAATTACAAAAGAGTGTGTCTTTACCAACGCTGACTAACAAGCCGAATGAAGAAAAGCCAGCAGAGAACAATGTGTATAGGCAATAGCGGTTTAAGCGATAAAACGAAAGTATAAACATTAAATAAAGGTCAGTCCAAAACCGAAAGGTTTGTGAGTAAAAACCCCCTGCTCCGCAAAGTCTCCCGACTTAGCGGGACATTAATCAACCAAGAGTATAAAATTTGAAAGAAGGTTACATTATACGAGATCAAGAAAAAATACATTTTATTACTGCAACCTTTTATTTGGCACCAAAAAAATGTGTAAAAACAAAAAACACTGAAAATCAAAAGATTAACAGTGTTTTGTTTTAACCTATTACTAGGTTGTCGGGGTGGCAGGATTCGAACCTGCGACCTCCGCGTCCCAAACGCGGCG includes:
- a CDS encoding DUF2200 domain-containing protein, with the translated sequence MKVTVEKNEKVANMIFASIYPLYLNRLEKNGRTKEELNQVIKWFTGFDQDTLQALIDEKATFRTFFQKAKINPNAHLIKGVVCGYRIEEIEDEFELYKQCRRMEKLIDELARGRKMEKILREEKK
- a CDS encoding winged helix-turn-helix transcriptional regulator yields the protein MEKAEPKMLKFRGKEYPCCASLTMGIIGGKWKTVILFHLMNEKLRYNELRKSMPTVTERTLSLQLKALEEDGLIKRKVYTSKPPLKVEYSLTDFGNTLIPLIKSIANWGDLVVEKYS
- a CDS encoding nitroreductase family protein, which translates into the protein MSFLKSMQNRYTTKKYDNTKRIEEGKIKELKEILQLSPSSINSQPWKFTFVSDNNTKQKLSNVSWLNTNKVLDSDTVVVFSRINNIDVFETQIENELPEGAVNYYKEFIKPQTDEQIKAWFDRQVYLALGVFLSACAEMGIDATPMEGVEPENYDKNSKSNRICYAYGSNYWL
- a CDS encoding putative quinol monooxygenase, producing MSNQKLTIVAKIVAKPEKRELVKSELLKLIDITRVKKGCINHDLHQDNENENLFLFYENWESRALWQTHMNNKHLVDYMKATDGAVEEFILNEITQIQ
- a CDS encoding DUF4437 domain-containing protein — protein: MNKSTLYVLVILGILSCKNQEKKLNETVSEKIENPTNKVILSSEIVWGKLNPVRGDQSPQAGTIWVNRKGKVATGF
- a CDS encoding retropepsin-like aspartic protease; the protein is MNKKKNKYKISQRSQAHLFFLNAKKPNLKKQKSLLSYTFLSTLYFTLFLTHNICQGQELSVNDAVIYLESIVNDELSKKDNIYEGNQKIDISIYENEISVKYYWENNNDVIKYEYLNSEIKFNEITFDISNISEVFTNEYKTKKTVSLKCKNGTKNCFLMENEAIKISFSKEFSDRPNTYNHYDYLHLFYLNNIKSQNKVFIALNYIIYEMKRLNGQKRDLTFNQIINQSKTNNEIIDLEKKNGVSFLTINIGGLETNAILDSGASDVSISESFEQELLSKNIINQKEYLKPGLYTIADGSVVQSNRFIIPYVKINNVLVKNVLCSVNKSKDVLLLGKSFLDRFKSWEINNESNKLILKL
- a CDS encoding LysM peptidoglycan-binding domain-containing protein → MSNKEQIEVFFFGSPAEGFTSYPTKYSNLVNGLDKSTSKHKVECKYSINQKRSRVKYIEYGLTGIGQHGKSRGGRNFGVWIEIENLKINPIGQKKILDYIEDFINKGIVKNANIFDDNSNNERHFLINSFNDVATKLDKLINVFKNNFLTDFKSYLEPILDDESVLVDLNPERIVEKIRDAPFITSINSSLEDDKVKKSEIEQNRNSERAIDKMKFSFSKINTLILIILLLLTLFGGGKSSNEEIENYKLRIKSLNDEIEVLEGQLSVYKNKAPSSNNNLNTSSEIKNRSHTVKSGETLRKIVIEFNESNGSNFSTDQIAEFNKISDISKIKIGQEIKFPD